A genomic stretch from Acinonyx jubatus isolate Ajub_Pintada_27869175 chromosome E2, VMU_Ajub_asm_v1.0, whole genome shotgun sequence includes:
- the GRAMD1A gene encoding protein Aster-A isoform X1: MIQRACRSLGTEPSVPLLLPLQPVHRSFGTTPHSGRSTPSSSPSLRKRLQLLPSSRPPPEPEPGTMVEKGSDSSSEKGGVPGTPSTQSLGSRNFIRNSKKMQSWYSMLSPTYKQRNEDFRKLFSKLPEAERLIVDYSCALQREILLQGRLYLSENWICFYSNIFRWETTISIQLKEVTCLKKEKTAKLIPNAIQICTESEKHFFTSFGARDRCFLLIFRLWQNALLEKTLSPRELWHLVHQCYGSELGLTSEDEDYVCPLQLNGLGNPKEVGDVIALSDITPSGAADNSQEPSPVGSRRGRITPNLSRASSDADHGAEEDKEEQTDSQPDASSSQTVTPVAEPPSTEPTPPDGPTSLGPLDLLPSEELLTDTSNSSSSTGEEADLAALLPDLSGRLLINSVFHVGAERLQQMLFSDSPFLQGFLQQCKFTDVTLSPWSGDSKCHQRRVLTYTIPISNPLGPKSASVVETQTLFRRGPQAGACVVDSEVLTQGIPYQDYFYTAHRYCILGLARNKARLRVSSEIRYRKQPWSLVKSLIEKNSWSGIEDYFHHLERELAKAEKLSLEEGGKDARGLLSGLRRRKRPLSWRGHGDGPQHPDPDPCARAGMHTSGSLSSRFSEPSVDQGPGAGIPSALVLISVVLIVLIALNVLLFYRLWSLERTAHTFESWHSLALAKGKFPQTATEWAEILALQKQFHSVEVHKWRQILRASVELLDEMKFSLEKLHQGITVSDPPFDSQPRPDDSFS; this comes from the exons ATGATACAGAGAGCTTGCCGGAGTCTTGGTACAGAGCCAAgtgtccctctgctgctcccgCTCCAGCCGGTGCACAGATCGTTCGG cACCACCCCCCACTCCGGCCGGAGCACGCCGAGCAGCTCCCCGTCTCTCCGTAAGCGGCTGCAGCTCTTGCCCTCAAGCCGGCCCCCACCCGAGCCTGAACCAGGCACCATGGTGGAGAAGGGGTCAGACAGCTCCTCAGAGAAGGGTGGCGTGCCTGGGACCCCCAGCACCCAGAGCCTGGGCAGCAGGAACTTCATCCGCAATAGCAAG AAGATGCAGAGCTGGTACAGT ATGCTGAGCCCCACATACAAACAGCGGAACGAGGACTTCCGGAAACTGTTTAGCAAACTCCCTGAGGCTGAACGCCTCATTGTGG ATTACTCCTGTGCCTTGCAGCGCGAGATCCTCCTCCAGGGCCGCCTCTACCTCTCTGAGAACTGGATCTGCTTCTACAGCAACATCTTCCGCTGGGAAACAACA ATTTCCATCCAGCTGAAGGAAGTGACGTGtctgaagaaggaaaagacagcTAAGCTGATCCCCAATGCCATCCAGATCTGCACTGAGAGCGAGAAG cATTTCTTCACCTCCTTTGGGGCCCGGGACCGCTGCTTCCTCCTTATCTTCCGCCTCTGGCAGAATGCGCTGCTTGAAAAG ACGCTGAGTCCCCGCGAGCTCTGGCACCTGGTGCATCAGTGCTACGGCTCAGAGCTGGGCCTCACCAGCGAGGATGAGGACTACGTCTGCCCCTTGCAGCTGAACGGTCTGGG GAACCCCAAGGAAGTGGGAGATGTGATCGCCCTGAGTGACATCACCCCCTCTGGGGCAGCTGACAATAGCCAGGAGCCGAGCCCGGTGGGTTCGCGCCGTGGCCGCATCACCCCCAACCTTTCCCGGGCCAGCAGCGATGCAGACCACGGG GcagaggaggacaaggaggagcAGACAGACAGCCAGCCCGACGCCTCCTCCAGCCAGACAGTGACGCCGGTGGCTGAACCCCCGAGCACAGAGCCTACCCCGCCTGATGGGCCCACCTCCCTGGGCCCCTTGGACCTGCTGCCCAGTGAGGAACTGTTGACAGACACGAGTAACTCCTCCTCGTCCACAGGGGAGGAAG CTGACCTGGCCGCCCTGCTTCCTGACCTCTCTGGCCGTCTGCTCATCAACTCAGTCTTCCACGTGGGTGCCGAGCGGCTCCAGCAGATGCTCTTCTCGGACTCGCCCTTCCTGCAGGGCTTCCTGCAGCAGTGCAAGTTCACAG atgTGACCTTGAGTCCCTGGAGCGGGGACAGCAAGTGCCACCAGCGCCGAGTGCTGACCTACACCATTCCCATCAGCAACCCGCTGGGCCCCAAGAGCGCCTCTGTGGTGGAGACACAG ACGCTGTTCCGGCGCGGCCCGCAGGCAGGCGCATGTGTGGTGGACTCCGAGGTGCTGACGCAGGGCATCCCTTACCAGGACTACTTCTACACTGCCCACCGCTACTGCATCCTGGGCCTTGCCCGGAACAAGGCCCGACTCCG AGTGTCCTCTGAGATCCGCTACCGGAAACAGCCCTGGAGCCTTGTGAAGTCACTAATCGAGAAGAACTCGTGGAGTGGCATCGAAGATTACTTCCACCACCTGG AGCGAGAGCTTGCCAAAGCCGAGAAGCTGTCCctggaggaaggtgggaaggatgCCCGGGGATTGCTGTCAGGCCTGCGGAGGCGGAAGCGGCCCCTGAGCTGGAGGGGTCACGGCGATGGGCCCCAGCACCCAGACCCTGACCCCTGTGCCCGGGCTGGCATGCACACCTCGG GCTCCCTCAGCTCGCGCTTCTCGGAACCGTCCGTGGACCAGGGCCCCGGGGCAGGCATCCCCAGCGCCCTTGTTCTCATCAGCGTCGT CCTCATCGTCCTCATCGCCCTCAATGTCCTCCTCTTTTACCGCCTCTGGTCTCTGGAAAGGACGGCCCATACTTTCGAGTCCTGGCACAGTCTGGCCCTGGCCAAGGG CAAATTCCCCCAGACGGCCACGGAGTGGGCGGAGATCCTAGCCCTGCAGAAGCAGTTCCACAGCGTCGAGGTGCACAAGTGGAGGCAGATCCTGAGGGCTTCCGTGGAGCTCCTAGACGAG
- the GRAMD1A gene encoding protein Aster-A isoform X3, with amino-acid sequence MVEKGSDSSSEKGGVPGTPSTQSLGSRNFIRNSKKMQSWYSMLSPTYKQRNEDFRKLFSKLPEAERLIVDYSCALQREILLQGRLYLSENWICFYSNIFRWETTISIQLKEVTCLKKEKTAKLIPNAIQICTESEKHFFTSFGARDRCFLLIFRLWQNALLEKTLSPRELWHLVHQCYGSELGLTSEDEDYVCPLQLNGLGNPKEVGDVIALSDITPSGAADNSQEPSPVGSRRGRITPNLSRASSDADHGAEEDKEEQTDSQPDASSSQTVTPVAEPPSTEPTPPDGPTSLGPLDLLPSEELLTDTSNSSSSTGEEADLAALLPDLSGRLLINSVFHVGAERLQQMLFSDSPFLQGFLQQCKFTDVTLSPWSGDSKCHQRRVLTYTIPISNPLGPKSASVVETQTLFRRGPQAGACVVDSEVLTQGIPYQDYFYTAHRYCILGLARNKARLRVSSEIRYRKQPWSLVKSLIEKNSWSGIEDYFHHLERELAKAEKLSLEEGGKDARGLLSGLRRRKRPLSWRGHGDGPQHPDPDPCARAGMHTSGSLSSRFSEPSVDQGPGAGIPSALVLISVVLIVLIALNVLLFYRLWSLERTAHTFESWHSLALAKGKFPQTATEWAEILALQKQFHSVEVHKWRQILRASVELLDEMKFSLEKLHQGITVSDPPFDSQPRPDDSFS; translated from the exons ATGGTGGAGAAGGGGTCAGACAGCTCCTCAGAGAAGGGTGGCGTGCCTGGGACCCCCAGCACCCAGAGCCTGGGCAGCAGGAACTTCATCCGCAATAGCAAG AAGATGCAGAGCTGGTACAGT ATGCTGAGCCCCACATACAAACAGCGGAACGAGGACTTCCGGAAACTGTTTAGCAAACTCCCTGAGGCTGAACGCCTCATTGTGG ATTACTCCTGTGCCTTGCAGCGCGAGATCCTCCTCCAGGGCCGCCTCTACCTCTCTGAGAACTGGATCTGCTTCTACAGCAACATCTTCCGCTGGGAAACAACA ATTTCCATCCAGCTGAAGGAAGTGACGTGtctgaagaaggaaaagacagcTAAGCTGATCCCCAATGCCATCCAGATCTGCACTGAGAGCGAGAAG cATTTCTTCACCTCCTTTGGGGCCCGGGACCGCTGCTTCCTCCTTATCTTCCGCCTCTGGCAGAATGCGCTGCTTGAAAAG ACGCTGAGTCCCCGCGAGCTCTGGCACCTGGTGCATCAGTGCTACGGCTCAGAGCTGGGCCTCACCAGCGAGGATGAGGACTACGTCTGCCCCTTGCAGCTGAACGGTCTGGG GAACCCCAAGGAAGTGGGAGATGTGATCGCCCTGAGTGACATCACCCCCTCTGGGGCAGCTGACAATAGCCAGGAGCCGAGCCCGGTGGGTTCGCGCCGTGGCCGCATCACCCCCAACCTTTCCCGGGCCAGCAGCGATGCAGACCACGGG GcagaggaggacaaggaggagcAGACAGACAGCCAGCCCGACGCCTCCTCCAGCCAGACAGTGACGCCGGTGGCTGAACCCCCGAGCACAGAGCCTACCCCGCCTGATGGGCCCACCTCCCTGGGCCCCTTGGACCTGCTGCCCAGTGAGGAACTGTTGACAGACACGAGTAACTCCTCCTCGTCCACAGGGGAGGAAG CTGACCTGGCCGCCCTGCTTCCTGACCTCTCTGGCCGTCTGCTCATCAACTCAGTCTTCCACGTGGGTGCCGAGCGGCTCCAGCAGATGCTCTTCTCGGACTCGCCCTTCCTGCAGGGCTTCCTGCAGCAGTGCAAGTTCACAG atgTGACCTTGAGTCCCTGGAGCGGGGACAGCAAGTGCCACCAGCGCCGAGTGCTGACCTACACCATTCCCATCAGCAACCCGCTGGGCCCCAAGAGCGCCTCTGTGGTGGAGACACAG ACGCTGTTCCGGCGCGGCCCGCAGGCAGGCGCATGTGTGGTGGACTCCGAGGTGCTGACGCAGGGCATCCCTTACCAGGACTACTTCTACACTGCCCACCGCTACTGCATCCTGGGCCTTGCCCGGAACAAGGCCCGACTCCG AGTGTCCTCTGAGATCCGCTACCGGAAACAGCCCTGGAGCCTTGTGAAGTCACTAATCGAGAAGAACTCGTGGAGTGGCATCGAAGATTACTTCCACCACCTGG AGCGAGAGCTTGCCAAAGCCGAGAAGCTGTCCctggaggaaggtgggaaggatgCCCGGGGATTGCTGTCAGGCCTGCGGAGGCGGAAGCGGCCCCTGAGCTGGAGGGGTCACGGCGATGGGCCCCAGCACCCAGACCCTGACCCCTGTGCCCGGGCTGGCATGCACACCTCGG GCTCCCTCAGCTCGCGCTTCTCGGAACCGTCCGTGGACCAGGGCCCCGGGGCAGGCATCCCCAGCGCCCTTGTTCTCATCAGCGTCGT CCTCATCGTCCTCATCGCCCTCAATGTCCTCCTCTTTTACCGCCTCTGGTCTCTGGAAAGGACGGCCCATACTTTCGAGTCCTGGCACAGTCTGGCCCTGGCCAAGGG CAAATTCCCCCAGACGGCCACGGAGTGGGCGGAGATCCTAGCCCTGCAGAAGCAGTTCCACAGCGTCGAGGTGCACAAGTGGAGGCAGATCCTGAGGGCTTCCGTGGAGCTCCTAGACGAG
- the GRAMD1A gene encoding protein Aster-A isoform X4, protein MAELLPQLPWPPSVEGGVQDSDSSVPAAEWQNQQPRDGRAEGPSPETWRLPEVPSIHITPSSDGESPPCTPIPQRLRLPRTPDLESLPQDSTTPHSGRSTPSSSPSLRKRLQLLPSSRPPPEPEPGTMVEKGSDSSSEKGGVPGTPSTQSLGSRNFIRNSKKMQSWYSMLSPTYKQRNEDFRKLFSKLPEAERLIVDYSCALQREILLQGRLYLSENWICFYSNIFRWETTISIQLKEVTCLKKEKTAKLIPNAIQICTESEKHFFTSFGARDRCFLLIFRLWQNALLEKTLSPRELWHLVHQCYGSELGLTSEDEDYVCPLQLNGLGNPKEVGDVIALSDITPSGAADNSQEPSPVGSRRGRITPNLSRASSDADHGAEEDKEEQTDSQPDASSSQTVTPVAEPPSTEPTPPDGPTSLGPLDLLPSEELLTDTSNSSSSTGEEADLAALLPDLSGRLLINSVFHVGAERLQQMLFSDSPFLQGFLQQCKFTDVTLSPWSGDSKCHQRRVLTYTIPISNPLGPKSASVVETQTLFRRGPQAGACVVDSEVLTQGIPYQDYFYTAHRYCILGLARNKARLRVSSEIRYRKQPWSLVKSLIEKNSWSGIEDYFHHLERELAKAEKLSLEEGGKDARGLLSGLRRRKRPLSWRGHGDGPQHPDPDPCARAGMHTSGSLSSRFSEPSVDQGPGAGIPSALVLISVVLIVLIALNVLLFYRLWSLERTAHTFESWHSLALAKGKFPQTATEWAEILALQKQFHSVEVHKWRQILRASVELLDEMKFSLEKLHQGITVSDPPFDSQPRPDDSFS, encoded by the exons ATGGCTGAGCTACTGCCCCAGCTGCCTTGGCCCCCATCGGTGGAGGGTGGTGTCCAGGACTCAGACTCATCAGTCCCTGCAGCCGAGTGGCAGAACCAGCAGCCACGAGATGGCAGGGCAGAGGGCCCATCCCCTGAGACCTGGAGGCTCCCGGAGGTGCCTTCCATTCACATAACACCATCCAGTGATGGAGAGTCACCCCCTTGCACCCCGATCCCCCAGCGCCTACGGCTGCCGAGGACCCCAGACCTGGAGAGTCTACCCCAGGACAG cACCACCCCCCACTCCGGCCGGAGCACGCCGAGCAGCTCCCCGTCTCTCCGTAAGCGGCTGCAGCTCTTGCCCTCAAGCCGGCCCCCACCCGAGCCTGAACCAGGCACCATGGTGGAGAAGGGGTCAGACAGCTCCTCAGAGAAGGGTGGCGTGCCTGGGACCCCCAGCACCCAGAGCCTGGGCAGCAGGAACTTCATCCGCAATAGCAAG AAGATGCAGAGCTGGTACAGT ATGCTGAGCCCCACATACAAACAGCGGAACGAGGACTTCCGGAAACTGTTTAGCAAACTCCCTGAGGCTGAACGCCTCATTGTGG ATTACTCCTGTGCCTTGCAGCGCGAGATCCTCCTCCAGGGCCGCCTCTACCTCTCTGAGAACTGGATCTGCTTCTACAGCAACATCTTCCGCTGGGAAACAACA ATTTCCATCCAGCTGAAGGAAGTGACGTGtctgaagaaggaaaagacagcTAAGCTGATCCCCAATGCCATCCAGATCTGCACTGAGAGCGAGAAG cATTTCTTCACCTCCTTTGGGGCCCGGGACCGCTGCTTCCTCCTTATCTTCCGCCTCTGGCAGAATGCGCTGCTTGAAAAG ACGCTGAGTCCCCGCGAGCTCTGGCACCTGGTGCATCAGTGCTACGGCTCAGAGCTGGGCCTCACCAGCGAGGATGAGGACTACGTCTGCCCCTTGCAGCTGAACGGTCTGGG GAACCCCAAGGAAGTGGGAGATGTGATCGCCCTGAGTGACATCACCCCCTCTGGGGCAGCTGACAATAGCCAGGAGCCGAGCCCGGTGGGTTCGCGCCGTGGCCGCATCACCCCCAACCTTTCCCGGGCCAGCAGCGATGCAGACCACGGG GcagaggaggacaaggaggagcAGACAGACAGCCAGCCCGACGCCTCCTCCAGCCAGACAGTGACGCCGGTGGCTGAACCCCCGAGCACAGAGCCTACCCCGCCTGATGGGCCCACCTCCCTGGGCCCCTTGGACCTGCTGCCCAGTGAGGAACTGTTGACAGACACGAGTAACTCCTCCTCGTCCACAGGGGAGGAAG CTGACCTGGCCGCCCTGCTTCCTGACCTCTCTGGCCGTCTGCTCATCAACTCAGTCTTCCACGTGGGTGCCGAGCGGCTCCAGCAGATGCTCTTCTCGGACTCGCCCTTCCTGCAGGGCTTCCTGCAGCAGTGCAAGTTCACAG atgTGACCTTGAGTCCCTGGAGCGGGGACAGCAAGTGCCACCAGCGCCGAGTGCTGACCTACACCATTCCCATCAGCAACCCGCTGGGCCCCAAGAGCGCCTCTGTGGTGGAGACACAG ACGCTGTTCCGGCGCGGCCCGCAGGCAGGCGCATGTGTGGTGGACTCCGAGGTGCTGACGCAGGGCATCCCTTACCAGGACTACTTCTACACTGCCCACCGCTACTGCATCCTGGGCCTTGCCCGGAACAAGGCCCGACTCCG AGTGTCCTCTGAGATCCGCTACCGGAAACAGCCCTGGAGCCTTGTGAAGTCACTAATCGAGAAGAACTCGTGGAGTGGCATCGAAGATTACTTCCACCACCTGG AGCGAGAGCTTGCCAAAGCCGAGAAGCTGTCCctggaggaaggtgggaaggatgCCCGGGGATTGCTGTCAGGCCTGCGGAGGCGGAAGCGGCCCCTGAGCTGGAGGGGTCACGGCGATGGGCCCCAGCACCCAGACCCTGACCCCTGTGCCCGGGCTGGCATGCACACCTCGG GCTCCCTCAGCTCGCGCTTCTCGGAACCGTCCGTGGACCAGGGCCCCGGGGCAGGCATCCCCAGCGCCCTTGTTCTCATCAGCGTCGT CCTCATCGTCCTCATCGCCCTCAATGTCCTCCTCTTTTACCGCCTCTGGTCTCTGGAAAGGACGGCCCATACTTTCGAGTCCTGGCACAGTCTGGCCCTGGCCAAGGG CAAATTCCCCCAGACGGCCACGGAGTGGGCGGAGATCCTAGCCCTGCAGAAGCAGTTCCACAGCGTCGAGGTGCACAAGTGGAGGCAGATCCTGAGGGCTTCCGTGGAGCTCCTAGACGAG
- the GRAMD1A gene encoding protein Aster-A isoform X2, whose protein sequence is MFDTTPHSGRSTPSSSPSLRKRLQLLPSSRPPPEPEPGTMVEKGSDSSSEKGGVPGTPSTQSLGSRNFIRNSKKMQSWYSMLSPTYKQRNEDFRKLFSKLPEAERLIVDYSCALQREILLQGRLYLSENWICFYSNIFRWETTISIQLKEVTCLKKEKTAKLIPNAIQICTESEKHFFTSFGARDRCFLLIFRLWQNALLEKTLSPRELWHLVHQCYGSELGLTSEDEDYVCPLQLNGLGNPKEVGDVIALSDITPSGAADNSQEPSPVGSRRGRITPNLSRASSDADHGAEEDKEEQTDSQPDASSSQTVTPVAEPPSTEPTPPDGPTSLGPLDLLPSEELLTDTSNSSSSTGEEADLAALLPDLSGRLLINSVFHVGAERLQQMLFSDSPFLQGFLQQCKFTDVTLSPWSGDSKCHQRRVLTYTIPISNPLGPKSASVVETQTLFRRGPQAGACVVDSEVLTQGIPYQDYFYTAHRYCILGLARNKARLRVSSEIRYRKQPWSLVKSLIEKNSWSGIEDYFHHLERELAKAEKLSLEEGGKDARGLLSGLRRRKRPLSWRGHGDGPQHPDPDPCARAGMHTSGSLSSRFSEPSVDQGPGAGIPSALVLISVVLIVLIALNVLLFYRLWSLERTAHTFESWHSLALAKGKFPQTATEWAEILALQKQFHSVEVHKWRQILRASVELLDEMKFSLEKLHQGITVSDPPFDSQPRPDDSFS, encoded by the exons ATGTTTGA cACCACCCCCCACTCCGGCCGGAGCACGCCGAGCAGCTCCCCGTCTCTCCGTAAGCGGCTGCAGCTCTTGCCCTCAAGCCGGCCCCCACCCGAGCCTGAACCAGGCACCATGGTGGAGAAGGGGTCAGACAGCTCCTCAGAGAAGGGTGGCGTGCCTGGGACCCCCAGCACCCAGAGCCTGGGCAGCAGGAACTTCATCCGCAATAGCAAG AAGATGCAGAGCTGGTACAGT ATGCTGAGCCCCACATACAAACAGCGGAACGAGGACTTCCGGAAACTGTTTAGCAAACTCCCTGAGGCTGAACGCCTCATTGTGG ATTACTCCTGTGCCTTGCAGCGCGAGATCCTCCTCCAGGGCCGCCTCTACCTCTCTGAGAACTGGATCTGCTTCTACAGCAACATCTTCCGCTGGGAAACAACA ATTTCCATCCAGCTGAAGGAAGTGACGTGtctgaagaaggaaaagacagcTAAGCTGATCCCCAATGCCATCCAGATCTGCACTGAGAGCGAGAAG cATTTCTTCACCTCCTTTGGGGCCCGGGACCGCTGCTTCCTCCTTATCTTCCGCCTCTGGCAGAATGCGCTGCTTGAAAAG ACGCTGAGTCCCCGCGAGCTCTGGCACCTGGTGCATCAGTGCTACGGCTCAGAGCTGGGCCTCACCAGCGAGGATGAGGACTACGTCTGCCCCTTGCAGCTGAACGGTCTGGG GAACCCCAAGGAAGTGGGAGATGTGATCGCCCTGAGTGACATCACCCCCTCTGGGGCAGCTGACAATAGCCAGGAGCCGAGCCCGGTGGGTTCGCGCCGTGGCCGCATCACCCCCAACCTTTCCCGGGCCAGCAGCGATGCAGACCACGGG GcagaggaggacaaggaggagcAGACAGACAGCCAGCCCGACGCCTCCTCCAGCCAGACAGTGACGCCGGTGGCTGAACCCCCGAGCACAGAGCCTACCCCGCCTGATGGGCCCACCTCCCTGGGCCCCTTGGACCTGCTGCCCAGTGAGGAACTGTTGACAGACACGAGTAACTCCTCCTCGTCCACAGGGGAGGAAG CTGACCTGGCCGCCCTGCTTCCTGACCTCTCTGGCCGTCTGCTCATCAACTCAGTCTTCCACGTGGGTGCCGAGCGGCTCCAGCAGATGCTCTTCTCGGACTCGCCCTTCCTGCAGGGCTTCCTGCAGCAGTGCAAGTTCACAG atgTGACCTTGAGTCCCTGGAGCGGGGACAGCAAGTGCCACCAGCGCCGAGTGCTGACCTACACCATTCCCATCAGCAACCCGCTGGGCCCCAAGAGCGCCTCTGTGGTGGAGACACAG ACGCTGTTCCGGCGCGGCCCGCAGGCAGGCGCATGTGTGGTGGACTCCGAGGTGCTGACGCAGGGCATCCCTTACCAGGACTACTTCTACACTGCCCACCGCTACTGCATCCTGGGCCTTGCCCGGAACAAGGCCCGACTCCG AGTGTCCTCTGAGATCCGCTACCGGAAACAGCCCTGGAGCCTTGTGAAGTCACTAATCGAGAAGAACTCGTGGAGTGGCATCGAAGATTACTTCCACCACCTGG AGCGAGAGCTTGCCAAAGCCGAGAAGCTGTCCctggaggaaggtgggaaggatgCCCGGGGATTGCTGTCAGGCCTGCGGAGGCGGAAGCGGCCCCTGAGCTGGAGGGGTCACGGCGATGGGCCCCAGCACCCAGACCCTGACCCCTGTGCCCGGGCTGGCATGCACACCTCGG GCTCCCTCAGCTCGCGCTTCTCGGAACCGTCCGTGGACCAGGGCCCCGGGGCAGGCATCCCCAGCGCCCTTGTTCTCATCAGCGTCGT CCTCATCGTCCTCATCGCCCTCAATGTCCTCCTCTTTTACCGCCTCTGGTCTCTGGAAAGGACGGCCCATACTTTCGAGTCCTGGCACAGTCTGGCCCTGGCCAAGGG CAAATTCCCCCAGACGGCCACGGAGTGGGCGGAGATCCTAGCCCTGCAGAAGCAGTTCCACAGCGTCGAGGTGCACAAGTGGAGGCAGATCCTGAGGGCTTCCGTGGAGCTCCTAGACGAG